ATGTCCACAGCAAACTTACGTgaacgcacacccattgcaacatagtactgtttatatgctgcaatttgttggttagaggagttcaaaaaaaattggagtACGAAAATCGTATAGGTATTGCGACAACCTTTTCAAACcgaattttactataagattgacaatatgacAAATACAACATTGATGTATCAAGAAAAATTTAACATAaatactaaacaacggagttaGAATATTTATTGCTTTAGAATTTGCACCggttatctaaagtgatagaaaatatttattCATGAGACCAAAGTATTCAACTATTTGAGATTTTTTTCAGTAATATTTTCACGGGTacgcgcgttgtcaatcaaccaaaaatctattattctcttttctaattttcagtcattattaacaaaataaacaaccacactaagataattcTCTCTAACCCTACCTGCTCATATgtctgaggtcaaagcaactgaaaatgtatatGTTTGCAACAGTTTTTTAAGTTTTCTACGACACGCATTGTAGTAGTTTACcttatccctactagttgtctgtctagaaacatgtatgaacctaggattatgagcttgtttaatgtaatcttcaaatgcagcagactcatcgatattgagtggtagattcgctcttgcaatgaagcgatataactttttttaaaaattgacggagtcgtactcccaataaCGAACAAAGCCGTTGGggctgcttcatggctgctccactctttcgttTGCAACTTGTGACATGCTTcttcaagtgtcccgttccactTGAGGGCTTTGTAGATaattcatatttgcaaatataacacctagcatatcTGACACTTACCTCATCTTCCTTTTTGTAGTACTTTTTGAAGTCTTGctaaacttcggaagtaccgacCCTTGATCTTTTACAGccggtgcttgctaatgtgtgcgcacttgtaaagcctgacgatggaggtgttgttgcatcacctgcatgtgaatCAACCAGAGGTTCACCGTTGGGTcaatcatcacctgcagcattGGTATCAAATGGGTCGTAGttccctgtgagtccttggagaaaaaattcataatcaatggatgtatcatgatcaccggcattcATGATCAATGTTGAATGACAATTAAACAAAATACAAATATttaaagttagaaataatcaaataataaaactaataataaaataagcctgaacaacgatgaaaaaaatcattaagatttcttcaactttaaGACACCAggtcagcaggatgacggttttggaattgctcgaaTTTTTTGtaataattcaaattaattttgtcaaattatcattaattctcaagaactttgagacaagaatgagaggaggaaacaagagagaaaattatGTTGTTGGTGTGGAATAGGtaaaaaatgatgatttttgcattttttttttaatttttttgaagctCAAActgtcacaaaacggctataaaattcaaaaatatcgggttaacccGTGTGCCGGCCGTGCCCGCAACGGCTAATGCCGGCCCAGGTGTGCCTATCGCTGGGCTGTGCCGTCGCGCGTCGGTcacgtcgtgccgtgccgggtcgTGTCGTGCCCATGCTGGCCCGAAAGATCCAAACCGGACCGTGCCAACCCGGCCCATCTAGGCTCGGATCGGGCTGTGTTTGAGCTGTACCAACAGTATCGTGCCTCGGATTGGCTCATGTAGCACAAgctatttggacatctttaggcGTTGGCTAGGCTGCTCGCATAAAAAATGCTCTTGCTCACGTACCTGTAAATAGTAAGCCTCAAACTAGTCTGTCCGGTATTTTCTTCTTTCATCAGTAAATGTAAACAAGTAGAATTGAACACCAAAATCCTCGAACTGAGCCTAACTAAAATCAACAATAATCACGAATTATCATGGGCACAAGATAAATAATTACATGATCCATGCTTTGaattcttctttcttcaaaCCATGTAGATCGCCAGGTTGCACGAGCAGAAGTTTTGACCCTGACAAATTGAGAGAGGACACTAGATTGTAGGACAGGCTAATAGTGTCGAAAAATGAAGCGTCATTCGAACAACAGACCAGTGTCATCCATTACAGTATTCTGTTATTCAAGGGGTAACAACAAAAGCCCATTGCTAGTGTAATGCTCTACCGGCTAAAACTTAAACATAGCATTAACACTTCATCCTCCTATATTCAAGCTCTTGCGAAAATCAGAGCAATAGCAATACATCTACTTCGGCTATGGATAGTTCAGTACAAGACCACCTCGGTGCGGTCAGCTCTGCTTTTCGTGATCCACCTGGtgcaaagcagcagcagcagcaccactaGGGTTCACTCCACCGGATGTTGGCCTGCACAATTAATCAATAAGATAATTTGATATCACAGCACAAACTGTCAGCGATGACCACATGCATGAAATATGCAACAGGGTAGACTTACAATCCAACGAAGACTTTAAATGCATCGTACGTTGCCCATTGCGCTCCTGTGAGAGTACCGACCATAATAATACGAAGAGGAAGGCCCCGTGTGAATAAACCCCACATTCCAAGGGTTCTTACAGCCTGAAGTATGATGCATTGGTCAGAAGCCAAAGGTTAAGAAATTGTTCAACGGAATTATTAACATTGAACCTTGTTTTTCTTAGATAGGACTAGCAGCTTACATCCGCCACAGTGGCTCCCTGTGCATTGTTTAGGAAAGACACCAGGTTGTCTGCAGGATGAGATATAGCAGCACAGAAGACTCCAGCAATATATCCCCCTGCAAAGCTCACTGCTAGCTGGAGTTGCTTACTGCATTGATCTTTCGGCTTTGGTACTGCATGCTTGTAGACCATCTCAACAATGGTCTCAAAGCAAGCAAATTTCATCATAGTGTCTGCAAGGTAATAAATGAAGTAATTAAGGTGCACAAGCAAGCATATGTCATTAAAAGAAAAGTAACAGGAAGGCTGTGCGAACTATGCCTACATGACTATGTTTTCTGTAAAGTACCTTATAGGTGAGTGGGCATTACATAGTCATGTTGCACAATCAAGTTATTCAAGTTATCCATGAACACCGTACTCAAAGATTATTTCACACATAGGTTTAAGCTCTAGTCATCATTGAGTGTTTTGACAactgtggctagcctagatttCGACTGCAGAGTGCAATGAATTACATGGATCATACAAAATTGTTACTGAGATAATTCATCTACTTAAAAATTATGTTTCAGCACCAGCCACAGGGATCAAGCAGGCTCATTCGTACCCGAGCAAGTGCTGCAAAGAGGAAATTACTTTAGTATGGTATTGATCAAAATTCTAAACTACTTGATCTATAAAAAAATCAGGAGTGAAGAAACCTTAACATGCAACTACAGCAGCAAAAGATAACTGTTAACAAGACATTTGACTTACAGGGAACTTGGCGGCCCCAAAGAGGAAGCAGTCCTTTGTAAAGCCTGAAATTTGCACACAGCGTTAAAGAGTGTTCTCCAAAACCTTGAACAAGACTAGTTATCACACAAAGTATACAAGACATGCAGTATCTATACCCAATGGCACCTTCAGATTGGACAATCTTCGGAAGCCCATCGGTCAGGCACCGAGCAAATCCCGGCTGTGTCTGGACTCGAACCTTGACAGCCTCCATGGGGCATAGAGCTACATCTGCAATCACCTCAGCCGACGCCGACGCTGCAAGGTAAATCAAAGTCTTCAACTTTTCAGCATGCTCGGGGCCAGCAATGTCCGAGTAGCACTTCTTGAAGAACTCGTAGAACCCAAACTTGCAGGCCCCCTGGCAGCTGTATCCAACCAGCGTGGGCATCCAGCCTTTGAAGAATCCACCAaggccttgttcttggagaagGACACCAAAGCCAGATGAAATGTCCCTGTACTTGCTAGGATCCACCTGAGAGAAGGAACATTGAAGCGAGCAACACCTCCGTTAGCCATTGAGCCATCAGGGAAATGAAGCAAGGAACCTCTCGCTCACGGACCTGCATGTTGCACTTGACGAGGTCGAGAGGCGTGACCGCGAGGTGGGTGAGGCCGGTGCTGAGCATCCCGCCGAGGGCGCAGGTGGCGTAGAACAGCGGCGTGTGCATTGCTATAAACTCCCATTTCCACTCCGTCTTCCCGCCACCCGCTCGGGCTCCCTTCCCGCACCGGTCGCGGACGGCGGCCTCCCACTGCCTCCCGAGCCACTCGGCGTTGCCGGCGAGCGCGGCCAGGACGCAGTCGAGGGGCAGCGCGGCCGGGGAGCACCCGACCTTGTCGCGACTCGCCATATAGGAGGCACGGGAGATGGGGGTCCGACGGGAGAGCGTAGGCGAGGGCGTCGCGCATGGTAGGGGGGAAGAAGGGGAGGGGTTTCGGCGAAGGCCGCGGCCTCCCTTAGCTTAGCTCGGGAGCAATTGGGATTCCGGCTCCCCTCCACGCCCTCCACGCCGCGCGCGCCGGTGGATGTTCGTGAAAGTGGCGTGCCGCCCGCCCGGTGTGCTCCGCCCACGCTCGGCGGCTGCGCTCTTATGGGCCGCCGACCCGAGATTTGTggagttttatattttttatattttttatcattaatatttaaataaatagtttctatgttaatatttatataaataaacATCTATCACCCTTTAAAAATACTACAATCCTTCAGAGGATGGTAAGGATATTATGGTGGCAATATCACCTTTTACTACCCTCTCAGAGGATAGGTAGGACCCACTCCCAAGCACCGCCGTGCAGCATCCCTTGCCGCCCTTCTAGCGGCGGTTAGCCCTATCATttgaaaaattgatttttttaatttaacttttgtatatgtcaatttgaaaaatagtgcacattcattcgATGAAAAATGATAGTTATATAAAAAGTGGTCAAAACGACATTATAGAGTAGTtactttttgaaaattttggatcATGTAAATTtgtcaatatttatttatttatttggtgtaaaattgtatgagtaacTTTTTTTAGTGACGTAATGTTgggaagattaaaaaattaatttttcgaACAATTATAGTTATGAAGCATTATTAGCATAATACCCGGTATGGAGGTTATATACGCTAACAAATATTACATAGGACATGAGATTTGTCGTTGCTGCGCGAATGGATCCTAACTATAAAGACATAACGACACCAAACGTTGATATGTATaatacgcctaaagactaatctaatagcatgccgctgctaatcctaacatgccttaatGAGtaaaagtatgtcgggttataGTAGATGCTCTCTATTAAGTGTACCtaagatatttgccctttctcagggTATCGGGGCCACCCATCTTAGCGCGATGGGCCCTCTCTCGCTTCCTTGCCTTCTCCGCTTCGTGTGCTTGAGCCGTGGCGAGCTCCTCCactgccttcctcatgtgctctTCCTGCTGCTTCAGCCGTAGTTCCTTCTATTGATGCTCGTACTCCAACGTTCGtatgcttccctcctccattgcatgcccaTATCGACTCACCGCttttggtcttcattttgctctatATCGAGCTATTTCATAAAGTCAcatataggtggaggagactggacaaataaaacaagatgtgagattagtaaaatagtgcatgaaatcgtatggaaagtgtcacatgagtgatctacGTTGCTATACCGGTGGTACTCATACGGTTgaaggatcagtgacgtcctaaggggggttgaattaggacacttaaaatatATTCGACTCCAAAAACTACATAAGAtgaacctatatcaatttctatctaaatatgctctatgtttatctagtgtgtctactctgctgatcaaagcacttgcaacctatctcagaaggtaaattgcaaaaatataaatatagaaacgtaaataaggtagaaagagcaaaatcaacacaagagatttttatctcgtggtatcgatggcatgaatggcatatctagtccacattggtgctccacaaaggatatactcctggtCGACACCcaatcacgactcttgagccaccaagtcacaaagacaagacctccacccgaatgtgccaccaagccaccaaggcaaggtctcaccactagcctttcttctagtttcttaccgtcgtgatcacttcagagcttgagccaccaaggcaagggtatCCGCttccccgtacacgcttctcatcgcagctccacaccaagttagagggtcaacaacaTTTTCgacgagttaccaagactccaaggtaccagcGTAACACTTgttacaaggttggatcactctttgatccactctctaggcagcaatcacctacaacactctctctaggcctataagcactaatcgctcattaatcttgtgcttaatcaccttggataatcactttaagtactttgatggcttgtatattttctcaagtgtgtatgagcttcctctagacttcagcagcataccacaccttcaaatgactgagtggagggatatttatagcctcaaactcgtgcactagctgttaacccaacggctcagaaaagttgttaataccAGATaattcggtgagaacaatagtactaacaccggatcattcggtgagtacactctcacaaactagccgttagaacccactcaagcttctgtgaacaccagacactctggtgtatacttcatctccatcaccgaactattcaGTGAGTTATCCTGACCTATCAAagtctttccttcttttctgtATAAATTGCTCCGGGCCCATTGAATAGAATAATAAAGATTAAGCGAGGTGAGCCTTTCAGGCCTTTCAACCATCAATACGACCTCGTATGGCAGCTTATCTTTGGGCTTCTATTGAATCGAGAAATTGGATTGTACATCTTTTTGATTTTGATATTGATTTTGCTCCCGTCTCCACTAGATCTCTTCCTGAGGGTACCCCCAAAAGGAACCTTCTTCTCCTCAGCCATTTCATTTCAGGTTAAGAAGATGGGAAAGCGCCTTTCTCTCTATAAGAACAGTGCATTCTGAGGTGTGAAGTGGGAGAGAGGGTGAAAGcatccgatgcacatcacttcatcatcggactatccgatgccttgaacttcgctCTGCCTCTTTACATTATTCATTGTTCGgtagcaccggaccttccagtgagatcttcaggcctctctcccacTTTGTCAAATACGTTgtgatgagttcaacacatcgagcaccggatcatccggtgagacaaatcttcctgggacttcttcaattcgatcaaactttgtcccagctgcggtgacttcttcatgtattgcatccatgagacctactaacatatatttttgacaaacatgttagtcccattgagtatattgtcattaattaccaaaatcacaataatagcctaatagggctattttcgctacaacggtccatgttgaggtttatcgtattggtagttggcatatATGAAGAAGTATAGGTCAtaagtgtaggagatgtcctgggactcgcgaagcctataAAGATTGCCATAGAAGCATATCGGCGATTCGACCccctgagggatgaaaatcccccaatgtttcttgaatgggcttggtggaggtaaggaagacattgcagttaaaGGTGTTGAGAAATGAGTGATCTATCCATggttgagggtggggttatttatgatgtCTGGCGGCTGGTATTTGGattgagtgcatgggcttggctggGGCTGGAGCATATGATTCCCTGCGAAAGATGAAAAAGTAATGGCACTGTTGCTAGCCAGAGATTCCCTGTGTcaagatagaggtgttgtcatttaatttatgattaaatctctgttgtgtggtcacttcatgtctataGCCTGCGTCAGGATAGAGGtggtcatttcatggttaaagctgagtcgtgtagtcactttgtgtctaaagtcagactcacgacagaggtgttgtcatttcatgcttgaagctctgtcgtgtggtcacttcatgtataAGTATTCTTTTCATATATTGGATAGAATTGTGCTTGGATAGtatgttaatataataaacatattatCATATTGATTAGATATAAAGTttacaaatagttcataacatagtacgttaatataagatAATAACCATATACCCATCGAACTGAACTAATAAAATGgaaatttaaacaaaaaaatagtCGTAGCTGGCATTTGCATAGTTCTTAGTGgatagatgttgaatacctagatcatctcaagatggcaaAGGAAAGTGGCGATGCAAATTAGCGGAAGAATGTTAGCTGTGCCAGTCattgctatcagggtaagatatTTGTCGTGTCCGAGGTATTGATGCGAAGTTGTAAGGATAGGTACCAGCAAATACACCATCATTTTcaggatcatcaatgtcctccagAGATGGAGGTCTCGgcctgttgaaacaaacataaaatgggaatttcagtttatagtggttcttatgagattatatgataaataaacaaGACGTTAATTAAACATACTGCTAATGCAGCGTCATCATCCCAATGGCCCaggtaggcctccgtagtcgaaGTGACGTGCTGCCAAACAGtatctggggtgtaggtgacctgTGTACGTGTACGCGAGACGTACCACCgcaggtactcctcgaagctcggGTCGGTGAAAGAGGACGCTCCTCaatgacatcctcaagggcatgaGCCCATGCTAAGACGTATGGCGCCAAGCGATCTGCTCAGAGGTTACCACCCGGTTGGCCCTTACGTGTATACCTACAAGTCAATCACGTTAGATAGACTATAAATGAGATGAATGCTAtgattatatatttgattttagttacctatGAACGTGGCTCGGAACCGTACAAACGTTGATGAGGGGGAACGCCTGGAAGCGTCCGAACTGCCTCATCACgtggtggggtgagtactcctcgacgtagatgtcgaagatgagtggcttcttcgtaagccagtagtcCTCGTCACGGCTGCACAAGGGACGCAAATCGAAAGGCGCATGGTCTTGTATCATCAAGTGGCTGTAGGGGGTCCAGACCACGTCCTCTGGACGCAGACGGTCAAACTTTGACCTAAAAAGCTTGTACACGTTGTGGGCATGCTCGTGCGCCTAGTGCAGCTATGGAGAAAAGTAGTAAGAATCCGGAATTAAAATATGTGGCAAATGAAGCGGAGCTATATTTCCTACGTACCCGGTGTCGACACCACAACAAGCCTATGATGGGCCCATCTTCCTCGGGTTccccgtaccattcctcagggtataGAGACTGGTCCACAACGGGTCAACCAATCGCAAACCACTCGTACGACCATAACTGCAGCAAGAGTGGACACCCAACAAATGTGGGCACCTAACAGATAGGCCACATCCTGCAATGTCGGAGCTATctcgccgcaggggaggtgCAAAGTGTGGGTCTCATGCCTCCACCGGTCGACAAGTAAAGCGATCAACGAGAGGTAGAAATAGAATCACCTCGGCATTGCCTTAGGGTTCTCTGTCGCTTAGGCCTCTACCAAACGACACAACGGTTGGAGTTCAAATGCTGCGAACCTGAACCGTTTGAAATGACTTggtgaaacaatagcatgcttgacCACGCTTAAGGAACCAATATCAGCtctccccgttctcactctccatgaaggcaaaccccagtAGCAGATAATATCTTtcctttatacttcccagtgaggaacatctcgtccaagcaaatgatgggtctACAGTACATAAATGCcttgatggttgccgcaaatgcaaaaAAAGCACGCTACAATACTCGCTTCCCtctatacttcacatcagtcgaggggtaatgcttgatgtcaaagtaacttctagagtttctcgcacatattgtggctagttgacgTGGTAAGTTGCcatatgaatcttcgtatgccccaaacctcatctcaatagcatTATGTTTTGCCCTCCATAGCTTGgcgtagtttattgtatactaaaacctttcctcaatagcacaTATTATTGATTgtggctcatactttaggttgtccacaatctctccgtacataatattggcaacaaaagcagatgacaggtttcggcgggagaactctatttcctcaatgtgataGTTATGCTCcataactattgagcactcccagtagtcaacccactttTTCCTGAATGTGTGCATCCGCCACGGACCATCagacaccaaacacttgacaCCGCACTCCCTTTTGCtcaacttcacaaccttgaactactttcgaagagacaacgactagaatttcactgcatcaataacaacctccttATTAGTGTACATATCACCctgggacacctcgttctcatgatatttcctAGGTCTCTGATGACCCTCACTCACCACTACCTTTGAAAATtcttgattcctccactctgtaGGAACAAGAGCATTTCCTTCCTCGTCGAATGAATCCTCATCGAcaatggcttcctccagctcttgatccccgctctccatctcttcaattatgctagggatgtgctctcCTCATCGtctacacccctcggttgcatctcttGCACATCCCCAACGTCTTGCTCGTCCCCTACAGTTACCAGGTCTGCTTCATCCTCCACTATCTGACTTGTttctgctactgcttccgcaacatttatctctgttggatccttctagTATGCCTCATCTAGTAGCACAAGAGGGAGATCACGTTCACACGATATATCTATGTACCGCatccaagtagatgtcgcattaaTCGGGACAAGCTCTCCAAAGTACCCCTAAGTAGCACGGCTTAGTATAACTCTCAGCTTAAGCTTGTGTTGTTGAGGATCCAGTTAAAAAGGCGCATCAGCCACTTTCACACGCCCACTatagtcctctcattggctctactaagtcccttgacGACATGttgaaatccagagagatctacaccgctaAGACTATAACCAATTTGACCTttaccataatatatctgaaaatataatttatcggaCATATCTgaaaacatccgaaaatatgTCAAAGTTAATACCGgaaactatacttctgattatccaaactctaacaaaattactaaCACcaatgatcacctaacaatacatttagttcactacaatcaatattgcgcctaagcaaactaaccaatttaaactaattaaccatccgtctatttaataaagtttctaattatctatgATTATTACTTACATTATTATTTcataaaatctagataatcgaaactacaatactctaaatacaactatacatgtgatgactatcctaccatattgaaattgatctttacaatatactacaaaagacagCATATCCTACCTTTCTAAACTCTAGgtctcatataatataactattattatgtCTCTAAATCCTAGATTTAatggtactttaattactaataaaaacataagtatagaaaaattataaaaaacgAGATCCAAAATTCACAGATAAAAACAAAAGGGCTTCACCACgctgcctctctctcctcttatccctctttctttttttagatttaaatagCTATTTTGGCTGATTTTTTGCCTTTTATACTGTGAGGGTGGTGGAGGGGGCATGAGCGAGGGGCTAACCGCTCCTTGAGAGGGTAGGTGCGGGGGCTAActgcccctgagagggcggcaagtgGGTTACCCGCCCTCTCAGTGGGTGGTACGGCTAGCGGGCTTAAGGGTGGGTCCTACTTGTCCTCTGAGAGGGTGATAAGGGGTGACATTACTACCGTGACATTCTTACTGTTTTTTGAAAGTGATACAACTCTTTCAGAAAGTGGTAGACtcctatttatataaatattattatcggatgtctatttatttaaatattaatgataaaaaatataaaaataaaaaagtcagATTTGTGTGTGCGGATGGATGGCGTGGGGCGGTGTCGCTGGCCACGGCACGGTAAAAGAGCCCACCGCTGGGGGCTGGGGCTGGGCGTGGCGGTAGGCCCGAGCACGCCGGGGATTTTTGGCATATGCGGGCTGCGTTTTTCCGCGGTCCGCGCGGAGAAAAAGATGCGAGCGCACGGTGGAAACAAGGAGGAAAATTGTGAATTTCTGAGACCGGCAAAATTGTCCACGGCGCGTCGGGTCTAGATGCATCGTACATGAATGAGCATTTGGGTGTAACAGAATCACATGGTTTGAACTTCGAACCATGTGATGTCTCACGTGTTTTTACCTACTTGACCAACGGGCTTCTGAGCTTTGATAGTGCAGCTTGATCTGGGTTCTTCTATATGGACTAGCTTATGCAATTGATCTGCTGCTTCGATTTTTGACTATGGATACGGTGACAGCTTGAAGTCGCATAAATGGCCGGTCAAAGTGATGCGGTGCAACGGTCGTTTCTCCTTTATGAGTCGGGCCATGTGCTCGGGAACTTTTTTCTGAGCATGGTGATTGCAGCGAGAATTTCTTCTCGCTTCTTTTCCCAAGCAATGTAGGTCTGGTGTTTTCGCGATGCCTACTTGGGTGAGCATGGTCCCCATCTCCAAACGGAACTGGAAATCTAGCAAAGGCCGAATGCAAGGTACGGTCCAAATCGCTAGTCAGGCGTCATATGCAGGATTGCAAAAGATGACACGGGCTGGATCTCGAGTAGTAATCAGCACAAATGCCATTGCGACTTGGTAGATTGAAACTCCAAAATCACTCGCTACTTGACTTCAAAACCACTCATACAAAGACCGCAAACATGTAGTTAAACATGAAAATTTCGGATAATGCCTATTCGAAAATTGTCGTACCAGCAAGATAGGCTAGCAGAAAATTAAAGAATCCTGCCAAATGGAGCTCCAGCCATCATTGCTCCTCGATAGGATTGGAGCAAGCACCAAGCACCTCAGTCAGTGATGAATCTGTTGGCAAGCTGTCGCCTTTCGGTTCAAAGGACCCCACAGGTTTCTGCGACAACACTATTTCAATCGATGTATTCGTAATGGTATCACTAGTGTTTAAGCTCGAGCCTTAAGATTATGCCAAATGTGCTGGTTTGGTTTAAGGCTTGCTTGTGTTACGTTTTAGACCTAGATCAGACTCTGGTAGGTTAcgctcaaaaataaaaagatatctTCATGAGAACTCGGTTTCATGGTA
The nucleotide sequence above comes from Phragmites australis chromosome 4, lpPhrAust1.1, whole genome shotgun sequence. Encoded proteins:
- the LOC133916471 gene encoding mitochondrial phosphate carrier protein 3, mitochondrial-like, giving the protein MASRDKVGCSPAALPLDCVLAALAGNAEWLGRQWEAAVRDRCGKGARAGGGKTEWKWEFIAMHTPLFYATCALGGMLSTGLTHLAVTPLDLVKCNMQVDPSKYRDISSGFGVLLQEQGLGGFFKGWMPTLVGYSCQGACKFGFYEFFKKCYSDIAGPEHAEKLKTLIYLAASASAEVIADVALCPMEAVKVRVQTQPGFARCLTDGLPKIVQSEGAIGLYKGLLPLWGRQVPYTMMKFACFETIVEMVYKHAVPKPKDQCSKQLQLAVSFAGGYIAGVFCAAISHPADNLVSFLNNAQGATVADAVRTLGMWGLFTRGLPLRIIMVGTLTGAQWATYDAFKVFVGLPTSGGVNPSGAAAAALHQVDHEKQS